A genomic region of Candidatus Pseudomonas phytovorans contains the following coding sequences:
- a CDS encoding ABC transporter permease subunit → MKLRKLKRAFQRLTPKGRHVVIGVPFIWLFLFFMLPFFIVLKISFAEADVAIPPYTEIYSYVEDKIQLVLNLANYGLLTEDELYLSAYLGSLKMAFISTVLCLLIGFPMAYAIANAKKETQTVLLLLIMMPTWTAILIRVYAWMGILSNNGLLNGFLLWTGLIDQPLQILNTNLAVYIGVVYSYLPFMILPLFANLVKHDQSLLEASSDLGSSTFNSFWKITVPLSKNGIIAGCMLVFIPVVGEFVIPELLGGPETLMIGKVLWQEFFNNRDWPVASALAVVMLAILIVPILLFNRSQAKEMEGRA, encoded by the coding sequence ATGAAACTGCGCAAGCTCAAACGAGCCTTCCAGCGCCTGACCCCGAAGGGGCGGCATGTGGTGATCGGCGTGCCGTTCATCTGGCTGTTCCTGTTCTTCATGCTGCCTTTCTTCATCGTGTTGAAGATCAGCTTCGCCGAAGCCGACGTGGCGATCCCGCCGTATACCGAGATCTACAGCTACGTCGAAGACAAGATCCAGCTGGTGCTCAACCTGGCCAACTACGGCCTGTTGACCGAGGATGAGCTGTACCTGTCTGCCTACCTGGGCTCGCTGAAGATGGCGTTCATCAGCACCGTGTTGTGCCTGCTGATCGGCTTCCCGATGGCCTACGCCATTGCCAACGCCAAGAAAGAGACCCAGACGGTTTTGCTGTTGCTGATCATGATGCCGACCTGGACCGCGATCCTGATCCGCGTCTACGCCTGGATGGGCATCCTCAGCAACAACGGCCTGCTCAATGGCTTCCTGTTGTGGACCGGTTTGATCGATCAGCCGCTGCAGATTCTCAACACCAACCTGGCGGTGTACATCGGCGTGGTCTATTCGTACCTGCCGTTCATGATTTTGCCGCTGTTCGCTAACCTGGTTAAGCACGACCAGAGCCTGCTTGAGGCGTCATCGGACCTGGGTTCCAGCACCTTCAACAGCTTCTGGAAAATCACCGTGCCGCTGTCGAAGAACGGCATCATCGCCGGCTGCATGCTGGTGTTCATTCCGGTAGTGGGCGAGTTCGTGATTCCTGAACTGCTTGGCGGCCCGGAAACGCTGATGATCGGTAAGGTGCTGTGGCAAGAGTTCTTCAACAACCGTGACTGGCCGGTAGCCTCTGCGCTTGCGGTGGTGATGCTGGCGATCCTGATCGTGCCGATCCTGCTGTTCAACCGCAGCCAGGCTAAAGAAATGGAGGGCCGCGCATGA
- the oscA gene encoding sulfur starvation response protein OscA: MSASLRSIDGQDEATILREIQSALRDLRFGAVEITVHNAQVVQIERKEKFRLQQPGNKPG; the protein is encoded by the coding sequence ATGAGTGCATCTCTGCGTAGCATCGACGGTCAGGACGAAGCCACCATTCTGCGTGAAATCCAGAGCGCCCTGCGCGACCTGCGTTTCGGTGCGGTGGAGATCACTGTGCACAACGCTCAGGTCGTACAGATCGAGCGCAAGGAGAAGTTCCGCCTGCAACAGCCTGGCAACAAGCCCGGCTGA
- a CDS encoding efflux RND transporter permease subunit, translated as MKGSFNLSEWALKHQSFVWYLMFVGLLMGIFSYYNLGREEDPSFTIKTMVIQTRWPGATQDETLYQVTDRIEKKLEELDSLDYTKSYTRPGESTVYVYLRDTTKAKDIPDIWYQVRKKIQDIRGQFPSGIQGPAFNDEFGDVFGSIYAFTSDGLTLRQLRDYVEQARAEVREVPNIGKIELVGTQDEVLYLNFSTRKLAALGIDQRQVMQALQSQNAVTPAGVIEAGPERISVRTTGQFASEKDLQSVNLKINDRFFRLADIADIERGYVDPPSPMFRYNGQTAIGLAIGMKAGGNIQVFGAELKKKMDSVIADLPVGVGVRTVSDQAVVVKQAVGGFTSALFEAVVIVLGVSFISLGVRAGLVVACSIPLVLAMVFVFMEYSGITMQRISLGALIIALGLLVDDAMITVEVMVTRLEMGESKEQAATFAYTSTAFPMLTGTLVTVAGFVPIGLNASSAGEYTYTLFAVIAVALIVSWVVAVFFAPVLGVHILNSKVKAHEAEAGRVGRAFEGGLLWCMRNRWLAIIGTILLFALSLFCMRFVQNQFFPSSDRPEILVDLNLPQNASIEETRKVVDRLEAKIKDDPDLVHWSTYIGQGAIRFYLPLDQQLQNPYYAQLVIVSKGFEERQGMIERLQKLLREDFVGIGTNVQSLEMGPPVGRPIQYRVSGKDIDQVRKHAIDLATLLDENEHIGEMIFDWNEPGKVLRIEIAQDKARQLGLSSEDVANVMNSIVTGVPITQVNDNIYLVNVVARAEDSERGSPDTLQNLQIVTPSGTSIPLLAFATVRYELEQPLVWRRDRKPTITIKASVTGEIQPTDLVAQLKPNIDAFASKLPVGYEVQTGGTVEESGKAQGPIAAVIPLMLFLMATFLMIQLHSVQKLFLVVSVAPLGLIGVVLALVPTGTPMGFVAILGILALAGIIIRNSVILVTQIDEFEAQGFSPWDAVVEATNHRRRPILLTAAAASLGMIPIAREVFWGPMAYAMIGGIIVATLLTLLFLPALYVAWYKIREPESSTKTQH; from the coding sequence ATGAAAGGAAGCTTCAACCTCTCTGAATGGGCGCTCAAGCACCAGTCTTTTGTCTGGTACCTGATGTTCGTCGGTCTGCTGATGGGCATCTTTTCCTACTACAACCTGGGCCGTGAGGAAGACCCGTCGTTCACCATCAAGACCATGGTGATACAGACCCGCTGGCCCGGCGCGACCCAAGACGAAACCCTGTATCAGGTCACCGACCGTATCGAGAAGAAGCTCGAAGAGCTCGATTCGCTCGACTACACCAAAAGCTACACCCGCCCCGGTGAATCCACGGTCTATGTGTACCTGCGCGACACCACCAAGGCCAAGGACATCCCGGATATCTGGTACCAGGTGCGCAAGAAGATCCAGGACATCCGTGGCCAGTTCCCTTCTGGTATTCAAGGCCCTGCGTTCAACGACGAATTTGGCGATGTGTTCGGTTCGATCTACGCCTTCACCTCCGACGGCCTGACCCTGCGCCAGTTGCGCGATTATGTGGAGCAGGCGCGGGCCGAGGTACGCGAGGTGCCCAACATCGGCAAGATCGAGCTGGTGGGCACACAGGATGAAGTGCTTTACCTGAATTTTTCCACGCGCAAACTGGCGGCCCTGGGCATCGACCAGCGTCAGGTGATGCAGGCGTTGCAATCGCAGAACGCTGTGACCCCCGCCGGGGTAATCGAAGCAGGCCCAGAACGTATTTCGGTGCGTACAACCGGGCAGTTCGCTTCGGAAAAAGACTTGCAGAGCGTCAACCTGAAGATCAACGACCGCTTCTTCCGCCTGGCCGACATCGCCGACATCGAACGTGGCTACGTCGACCCGCCTTCGCCAATGTTCCGCTACAACGGCCAGACCGCCATCGGCCTGGCGATCGGCATGAAAGCGGGCGGCAACATTCAGGTGTTTGGGGCCGAGTTGAAGAAGAAAATGGACAGCGTGATCGCCGACTTGCCGGTGGGCGTCGGCGTGCGCACCGTGTCCGACCAGGCCGTGGTGGTGAAGCAGGCCGTGGGCGGTTTCACCAGCGCGCTATTCGAGGCCGTGGTGATTGTTCTTGGGGTCAGCTTTATCAGCCTCGGGGTGCGTGCAGGCTTGGTAGTGGCCTGCTCGATTCCGTTGGTGCTGGCGATGGTATTCGTATTCATGGAGTACAGCGGCATCACCATGCAGCGGATCTCGCTGGGTGCGCTGATCATCGCCCTTGGCCTGCTGGTGGACGACGCGATGATCACCGTGGAGGTGATGGTGACGCGGCTGGAAATGGGCGAGAGCAAGGAGCAGGCGGCCACGTTCGCCTACACCTCCACGGCGTTCCCCATGCTGACAGGTACGCTGGTGACGGTTGCAGGCTTCGTGCCGATCGGGCTCAACGCCAGCTCTGCAGGGGAGTACACCTACACGCTGTTCGCGGTGATCGCTGTCGCCTTGATTGTGTCATGGGTGGTCGCGGTGTTTTTCGCGCCGGTACTCGGCGTGCATATTCTCAACAGCAAGGTGAAGGCCCACGAGGCTGAGGCGGGGAGAGTCGGCAGAGCCTTCGAGGGTGGGCTGTTGTGGTGCATGCGCAACCGCTGGCTGGCGATCATCGGCACCATCCTGTTATTCGCCTTGTCGCTGTTCTGCATGCGTTTCGTGCAGAACCAGTTTTTCCCGTCATCGGACCGGCCGGAGATCCTGGTTGACCTGAACCTGCCGCAGAATGCCTCCATCGAAGAAACCCGCAAGGTGGTTGACCGCCTGGAAGCGAAAATCAAGGACGACCCGGACCTGGTGCACTGGAGCACCTACATCGGCCAAGGCGCCATTCGCTTCTACCTGCCGCTGGACCAGCAGCTGCAAAACCCTTATTACGCCCAGCTGGTCATCGTCAGCAAAGGCTTCGAAGAGCGCCAGGGCATGATCGAGCGCTTGCAGAAGCTGCTGCGGGAGGACTTCGTGGGCATCGGCACCAACGTTCAGTCGCTGGAGATGGGGCCTCCGGTAGGGCGCCCGATCCAGTACCGGGTCAGCGGCAAGGACATCGACCAGGTACGCAAGCACGCCATCGACCTGGCAACGCTGCTGGATGAGAACGAGCACATTGGCGAAATGATTTTCGACTGGAACGAGCCCGGCAAGGTGCTTCGGATCGAGATCGCTCAGGACAAGGCCCGGCAGCTGGGGCTTTCGTCAGAGGATGTGGCCAACGTGATGAACAGCATCGTCACCGGTGTGCCGATCACCCAGGTCAACGACAACATCTACCTGGTCAACGTGGTGGCGCGCGCCGAGGACAGCGAGCGCGGCTCGCCCGACACCTTGCAGAACCTGCAGATCGTCACCCCCAGTGGCACATCGATCCCGTTGCTGGCCTTTGCCACTGTACGCTACGAACTGGAGCAACCGCTGGTATGGCGGCGTGACCGCAAGCCGACCATCACCATCAAGGCATCGGTCACTGGCGAAATCCAGCCAACCGACCTGGTGGCACAGCTGAAGCCGAACATAGACGCGTTCGCCAGCAAGCTGCCTGTCGGCTATGAGGTGCAGACCGGGGGTACGGTGGAAGAAAGCGGCAAGGCCCAAGGCCCGATTGCGGCGGTCATTCCGCTGATGCTGTTCCTGATGGCGACCTTCCTGATGATCCAGCTGCACAGCGTGCAGAAGCTGTTCCTGGTGGTCAGCGTGGCACCGCTGGGGCTGATCGGCGTAGTGCTGGCGCTGGTGCCCACGGGCACGCCGATGGGCTTTGTGGCGATCCTCGGCATCCTGGCGCTGGCGGGCATCATCATTCGCAACTCGGTGATCCTGGTGACCCAGATCGACGAGTTCGAGGCCCAGGGCTTCTCGCCCTGGGACGCCGTGGTGGAGGCCACCAACCACCGGCGGCGGCCGATTCTGCTGACTGCAGCTGCGGCGAGCCTGGGCATGATCCCGATTGCCCGTGAGGTGTTCTGGGGGCCGATGGCCTACGCCATGATTGGCGGGATCATTGTGGCGACCTTGCTGACGCTGCTGTTCCTGCCGGCTTTGTATGTGGCCTGGTACAAAATCCGCGAGCCTGAAAGCTCTACCAAAACCCAACACTGA
- a CDS encoding efflux RND transporter periplasmic adaptor subunit, which yields MTLIRPLLVVCLGLVSLLSGCSKEETIEQLPRVGVLQVAPTDFAARVTLTGDVQARVQTDLSFRVGGKIISRSVDVGDHVKANQVLARLDPKDLQNNVDSAKAEVFAAQARVTQTAAAFVRQQKLLPKGYTSQSEYDSAEASLRSNQSALKAAQAQLANAKEQLSYTALVSEADGVITARQAEVGQVVQATMPIFSLASDGDRDAVFNVYESLLVAPPSDAGVIVSLLDDPKIQAQGFVREITPTVSAQSGTVQVKVGLRNVPPGMQLGAPVTATTNAQGRPSIELPWSALTKALHAPAVWVVGEGDKVELRKVEVSRYLTGKIVVASGLKGGETVVVNGGQLLHPGMQVEKIDAKTAGGQL from the coding sequence ATGACGTTGATACGTCCGCTGTTGGTCGTTTGCCTGGGGCTGGTGTCCCTGCTGTCGGGCTGTAGCAAAGAGGAAACCATCGAGCAGCTGCCCCGGGTAGGGGTGTTGCAGGTGGCGCCTACCGATTTCGCCGCCAGGGTGACCCTGACTGGCGATGTACAGGCGCGGGTCCAGACCGACCTGTCGTTTCGCGTAGGTGGCAAGATCATTTCCCGCAGCGTCGATGTGGGTGACCATGTCAAAGCCAACCAGGTGCTGGCACGGCTCGACCCGAAAGACCTGCAGAACAATGTGGACTCCGCCAAGGCCGAAGTCTTCGCCGCCCAGGCCCGCGTGACGCAGACCGCGGCCGCCTTTGTGCGGCAACAAAAGCTGCTGCCCAAGGGCTACACCAGCCAGAGCGAATACGACTCGGCCGAAGCGTCGCTGCGCAGCAACCAGAGCGCGCTCAAGGCCGCTCAGGCGCAACTGGCCAACGCCAAGGAGCAGCTCAGCTACACCGCCCTGGTTTCCGAGGCTGACGGCGTCATCACCGCGCGCCAGGCCGAAGTCGGCCAGGTGGTGCAGGCGACCATGCCGATCTTCAGCCTGGCCAGCGATGGTGACCGCGACGCGGTGTTCAATGTCTACGAATCGCTGCTGGTGGCGCCGCCAAGCGATGCCGGTGTCATTGTCAGCCTGTTGGACGACCCGAAAATCCAGGCCCAGGGCTTTGTGCGTGAAATCACCCCGACCGTTTCTGCACAGAGCGGTACGGTGCAAGTGAAGGTGGGGCTACGCAATGTACCCCCAGGGATGCAACTGGGTGCACCCGTCACCGCCACCACCAATGCCCAGGGCCGGCCCAGCATCGAACTGCCATGGTCGGCACTGACCAAGGCCCTGCACGCACCCGCTGTGTGGGTGGTGGGCGAGGGCGACAAGGTGGAACTGCGCAAGGTCGAAGTCAGTCGTTATCTCACCGGCAAGATCGTCGTCGCCAGCGGCCTGAAAGGCGGCGAAACCGTAGTGGTCAACGGTGGGCAACTGCTGCACCCGGGCATGCAGGTAGAAAAAATAGATGCCAAGACCGCAGGGGGGCAGCTATGA
- the cysT gene encoding sulfate ABC transporter permease subunit CysT, translating to MSRRISPVIPGFGLTLGYTLVYLSLIVLIPLAAMFIHASQLTFEQFWNIISAPRVIAALKLSFGTALFAAIINGVIGTLLAWVLVRYTFPGRKIIDAMIDLPFALPTAVAGIALTALYAPAGWVGQFATDLGFKIAYTPLGITLALTFVTLPFVVRTVQPVLADIPREVEEAAACLGAKPLQVFRHILAPALLPAWLTGFALAFARGVGEYGSVIFIAGNMPMKTEILPLLIMVKLDQYDYTGATAIGVLMLVVSFILLLLINLLQRRIETP from the coding sequence ATGTCACGTCGCATTTCCCCCGTCATACCCGGCTTCGGGCTGACGCTGGGCTACACCTTGGTGTACCTCAGCCTGATCGTGCTGATACCGCTGGCGGCCATGTTCATTCATGCCTCCCAGCTCACCTTCGAGCAGTTCTGGAACATCATCAGTGCGCCGCGGGTGATCGCCGCGCTCAAGCTGAGTTTCGGCACCGCCCTGTTCGCCGCCATCATCAACGGTGTGATCGGTACACTGCTGGCCTGGGTGCTGGTGCGCTACACCTTCCCCGGGCGCAAGATCATCGACGCGATGATCGACCTGCCATTCGCCCTGCCCACCGCCGTTGCCGGTATCGCCCTGACCGCCTTGTACGCGCCTGCGGGCTGGGTCGGCCAGTTCGCCACCGACCTGGGCTTCAAGATCGCCTATACCCCGCTGGGCATCACCCTGGCACTGACCTTCGTCACCCTGCCGTTTGTGGTGCGCACGGTGCAGCCGGTACTGGCCGACATCCCGCGTGAAGTGGAAGAGGCCGCTGCCTGCCTGGGCGCCAAACCGCTGCAGGTGTTCCGCCACATCCTGGCGCCGGCCCTGCTGCCGGCCTGGCTCACCGGCTTTGCCCTGGCCTTCGCGCGTGGCGTGGGTGAGTATGGTTCGGTGATCTTCATTGCCGGCAACATGCCGATGAAGACCGAGATCCTGCCGTTGCTGATCATGGTCAAGCTCGACCAGTACGACTACACCGGCGCGACCGCCATCGGCGTGCTGATGCTGGTGGTTTCCTTCATCCTGCTGCTGCTGATCAACTTGCTGCAGCGCCGCATCGAAACCCCTTGA
- a CDS encoding sulfate ABC transporter substrate-binding protein gives MSIRRYALAALASAVFAGSAIAKDYELLNVSYDPTRELYQQYNAEFIKHWQQSHPDDKVKIQQSHGGSGKQGRAVIDGLRADVVTLALAGDIDEIAKLGKTLPDNWQTRLPDASTPYTSTIVFLVRKGNPKGIKDWGDLIKKDVSVITPNPKTSGGARWNFLAAWAYGLKTGGSEDKAKAYVQELFKHVPVLDTGARGSTITFVNNGQGDVLLAWENEAFLALKEDGGADKFDIVVPSLSILAEPPVAVVDKNAEKKGNTEIATEYLKHLYSPAGQKIAAENFYRPRDAKVAAEFDKQFPKLDLVTIDKDFGGWKTAQPKFFNDGGVFDQIYQAQ, from the coding sequence ATGTCCATCCGCCGTTATGCGCTCGCCGCCCTGGCCAGTGCTGTTTTTGCCGGTTCCGCCATCGCCAAGGACTACGAACTGCTGAACGTGTCCTACGACCCGACCCGTGAGCTGTACCAACAGTACAACGCCGAATTCATCAAGCACTGGCAGCAGTCCCACCCGGATGACAAGGTGAAGATCCAGCAATCCCACGGTGGCTCGGGCAAGCAGGGCCGTGCGGTGATCGACGGCCTGCGCGCCGACGTGGTGACCCTGGCCCTGGCCGGCGACATCGATGAAATCGCCAAGCTCGGCAAGACCCTGCCGGACAACTGGCAGACCCGCCTGCCGGACGCCAGCACCCCGTACACCTCGACCATCGTGTTCCTGGTGCGCAAGGGCAACCCGAAAGGCATCAAGGACTGGGGCGACCTGATCAAGAAAGACGTGTCGGTCATCACCCCTAACCCGAAAACCTCCGGCGGCGCCCGCTGGAACTTCCTGGCAGCCTGGGCCTATGGCCTGAAGACCGGCGGTAGCGAAGACAAGGCCAAGGCCTACGTACAGGAGCTGTTCAAGCACGTACCGGTGCTGGATACCGGCGCCCGTGGCTCGACCATCACCTTCGTCAACAACGGCCAGGGCGACGTACTGCTGGCCTGGGAAAACGAAGCCTTCCTGGCACTGAAAGAAGACGGTGGCGCTGACAAGTTCGACATCGTCGTGCCGTCGCTGTCGATCCTGGCCGAACCGCCAGTGGCGGTGGTGGACAAGAACGCCGAGAAGAAGGGCAATACCGAAATTGCCACTGAATACCTCAAGCACCTGTACAGCCCGGCCGGGCAGAAGATTGCCGCCGAGAACTTCTACCGCCCGCGTGACGCGAAGGTGGCTGCAGAATTTGACAAGCAATTCCCGAAACTGGACCTGGTGACTATCGACAAGGACTTTGGTGGCTGGAAGACTGCACAACCGAAATTCTTCAATGACGGCGGTGTGTTCGACCAGATTTACCAGGCACAGTAA
- a CDS encoding efflux RND transporter periplasmic adaptor subunit, with translation MKRALLMLSAGLLLAACSSEEETPEPIRPVLSVKVEPQVQSQLGRFAGSIQARFESTLGFRVSGRIARRWLDVGAQVKPGDTLATLDPTDQQNQLRAAEGDLAKVQAQWINAQADARRQQQLYDRGVGAQAQLDIAQTNLKTTGAALEQARSALSQARDQLDYSTLRTDHAAVITAWQAEAGQTVTAGQAVVTLARPDVKEAVIDLPIGLAEQLGKGLTFTVASQLDPTINSTATLRELEPQADATTRTRRARLTLTSTPAAFHLGTAISVTLSSEVTPRSELPLSALLERDGKTQVWVIDTQQKTVATRDVALIDRTADSIVLASGVQPGERVVTAGVNSLKPGQKVAFEEDAQ, from the coding sequence ATGAAACGCGCGCTGTTGATGCTCTCTGCCGGGCTGTTGCTGGCCGCCTGCAGTAGCGAGGAAGAAACCCCCGAGCCGATCCGGCCAGTGTTGTCGGTAAAGGTCGAACCCCAGGTGCAATCGCAGCTCGGGCGTTTTGCCGGCAGTATCCAGGCGCGCTTCGAGAGCACCTTGGGCTTCCGTGTTTCGGGGCGTATCGCCCGGCGTTGGCTGGATGTAGGTGCGCAGGTGAAACCCGGTGACACCCTGGCCACGCTTGACCCGACCGACCAACAGAACCAGCTGCGCGCCGCCGAAGGCGACCTGGCCAAAGTCCAGGCGCAGTGGATCAACGCCCAGGCTGACGCCCGCCGGCAGCAGCAGCTGTACGACCGCGGCGTCGGCGCCCAGGCGCAACTGGACATTGCCCAGACCAACCTGAAAACCACGGGCGCGGCGCTGGAGCAGGCGCGCTCTGCGCTGAGCCAGGCCCGCGACCAGCTCGACTACAGCACCTTGCGTACCGATCATGCGGCGGTGATTACCGCGTGGCAGGCCGAAGCCGGGCAAACCGTTACCGCTGGCCAGGCCGTGGTGACGCTGGCCCGCCCGGACGTCAAGGAAGCCGTGATCGACCTGCCCATCGGCCTTGCCGAGCAACTGGGCAAGGGCCTGACCTTCACGGTCGCCTCGCAGCTCGACCCGACCATCAACAGCACCGCCACCCTGCGCGAGCTGGAGCCGCAGGCCGACGCCACCACGCGTACGCGCCGTGCCCGCCTGACGCTGACCAGCACCCCGGCGGCGTTCCACCTGGGCACCGCGATCAGCGTCACCTTGAGCTCCGAAGTCACGCCACGCAGCGAGCTACCCTTGAGTGCCTTGCTTGAGCGTGACGGCAAAACCCAGGTGTGGGTGATCGACACGCAACAGAAAACCGTGGCCACCCGTGACGTGGCCCTGATCGACCGCACCGCTGACAGTATCGTCCTGGCCTCCGGTGTACAGCCCGGTGAGCGGGTGGTGACCGCGGGCGTGAACAGCCTCAAGCCTGGCCAGAAGGTCGCCTTCGAAGAGGATGCGCAATGA
- a CDS encoding ABC transporter permease subunit, with product MKRFSFSKLMLVLGLLFIYLPMLILVIYSFNASKLVTVWGGWSIKWYVGLLDNTQLMGSVMRSLEIACYTAVAAVALGTLAAFVLTRVTRFKGRTLFGGLVTAPLVMPEVITGLSLLLLFVAMAQMIGWPQERGIVTIWIAHTTFCAAYVAVVVSARLRELDLSIEEAAMDLGAKPWKVFFLITIPMIAPSLAAGGMMSFALSLDDLVLASFVSGPGSTTLPMEVFSAVRLGVKPEINAVASLILLSVSLVTFFVWFFSRRAEENRRRAIQQAIEEGAAANASQPQVKRPTQVAASA from the coding sequence ATGAAACGCTTCAGTTTCTCCAAGCTGATGCTGGTGCTCGGCTTGCTGTTCATCTACCTGCCGATGCTGATCCTGGTGATCTACTCGTTCAACGCCTCCAAGCTGGTGACAGTGTGGGGCGGCTGGTCGATCAAGTGGTACGTCGGTTTGCTCGACAACACCCAGCTGATGGGTTCGGTGATGCGCTCGCTGGAAATTGCCTGCTACACGGCGGTGGCGGCGGTGGCATTGGGTACCCTGGCAGCCTTCGTGCTGACCCGGGTCACCCGCTTCAAGGGCCGCACGCTGTTCGGTGGCCTGGTCACCGCGCCGCTGGTAATGCCTGAGGTGATCACCGGTCTGTCGCTGTTGCTGCTGTTCGTGGCCATGGCGCAGATGATCGGCTGGCCGCAGGAGCGCGGCATCGTCACCATCTGGATCGCCCACACCACGTTCTGCGCGGCATATGTGGCGGTGGTAGTGTCGGCGCGGTTGCGTGAACTGGACCTGTCGATCGAAGAAGCGGCGATGGACCTGGGTGCCAAGCCTTGGAAGGTGTTCTTCCTGATCACCATCCCGATGATCGCGCCGTCGCTGGCGGCGGGCGGCATGATGTCGTTCGCGCTGTCGCTGGATGACCTGGTATTGGCCAGCTTCGTGTCCGGCCCGGGTTCGACCACCTTGCCGATGGAAGTATTCTCGGCGGTGCGGTTGGGCGTGAAGCCTGAGATCAACGCCGTGGCCAGCTTGATCCTGCTGTCGGTGTCGCTGGTGACCTTCTTTGTCTGGTTCTTCAGCCGCCGTGCCGAAGAGAACCGCCGCCGGGCGATTCAGCAGGCCATCGAAGAAGGGGCTGCAGCCAATGCTTCGCAGCCGCAGGTGAAGCGCCCTACTCAAGTGGCCGCTTCGGCTTGA